One Maribacter sp. HTCC2170 genomic window, AACTAAACACCTATTTCCCGACTGCCACACTTCAATATAAAGTAAAGCAAGCATTTGCATTGACAAGCACCGAGGACAATTATGACGTTAAGGTCAATGTTTATGGTGGAGGTATAACCGGTCAAGCAGAAGCTATTAGATTGGCCCTTTCAAGAGCATTGTGCGAAATTGATGAGGAAAACAGAACAACACTTAAACCAGAAGGCTTATTGACCAGAGACCCAAGAATGGTTGAACGTAAGAAATTCGGACAGAAGAAAGCCCGTAAGAAATTCCAGTTCTCTAAGCGTTAATATCAGAATTATCAGGTGTTCTTTTTTTAAGAACACCTTTATTATATTTTATAACTAGTTCATTGAAAGTCTCTTTAAGAGACAATTAAAAAATCCCTTTTCCATTTCCAATGGAAATTATCAATTCAACAAAATGAATTGATTTAAGGGTAAGTTAGTTTAGCATCTAAATGTGCGAGGCTTCTGAATTGATCAGATACCACTCGAACATTGCTAATTCATAAGAACGTAAACTAAATTTAAAATGGCGAAAGTCGAAGTAAAAGAATTATTGGAAGCAGGTGTACATTTTGGTCACCTAACAAGAAAATGGAATCCCAACATGGCGCCCTACATCTACATGGAGCGCAACGGAATCCACGTTATCAACCTTTACAAAACAGTAGCAAAATTAGATGAGGCCAATGAGGCGCTCAAAAAAATAGCTGCTTCTGGCCGAAAAATACTTTTCGTTGCTACCAAAAAACAAGCAAAAGATATAGTTGCCGATAAAGTGGCAAATGTAAACATGCCATACATTACTGAAAGATGGCCTGGTGGAATGTTGACCAACTTCGTTACAATACGTAAAGCTGTTAAGAAAATGGCTTCTATCGATAGAATGAAAAAAGATGGCACATTTCTTACATTATCTAAAAAAGAACGTCTTCAAGTAGATCGTTTAAGAGCAAAATTAGAAAAGAACTTAGGTTCTATTTCTGAAATGACACGTCTTCCTGGTGCACTTTTTATTGTTGATACAATGAGAGAACACATTGCTGTCAAAGAAGCGCAAAAATTGAACATTCCTATTTTCGCAATGGTAGATACCAATTGTGATCCTAGAGATGTTGATTTTGTAGTACCATCAAATGATGATGCCTCAAAGTCTATCGAAATCATAATGACACAAGTTACCGATGCTGTAGCGGAAGGTTTGGCTGAACGCAAAGCTGAAAAACAAGGTGATGCTCCTAAAGCCAAAACCGAGGCCCCTAAAAAGGAAGCCCCAAAGGTTAAAGCCGCCCCTGCTCCAGCTGCTACTGAAGAGAAGCCTGCTAAAAAAGTAGAGAAGGCTAAAGCTGAAGCACCGAAAAAAGAGACTCCTAAAAAAGAGACAAAGGCAAAGGCCCCTAAGGCAGATGACCTTACCAAAATTGAAGGTATAGGACCTAAAGCCGCTGAAGCTATTGTAAATGCTGGCATCGAGACTTATGCTAAACTTGCAAAAGCAAAGGCTGATAAAATCAAAGAGATTTTGACCGAGGCTAGTTCAAGAATGGCCCATTTAGATCCAACCTCATGGCCAAAGCAAGCCAAAATGGCTGCAGATGGAAAATGGGACGAGCTTAAGGAATGGCAAGACAACACCAAAGGTGGTGTTGAATAATTTCAAGGATAAAAAATAACTATAGAGATTTCCTTTTAAACGGGAACAACAATAAATAATTCAGATATGGCAAAAATTACCGCCGCAGAAGTAAACAAATTAAGAAAGACCACTGGAGCAGGTATGATGGACTGCAAAAATGCATTGGTCGAAGCAGAAGGGGATTTTGAAAAAGCAATCGAGATTCTACGGAAAAAAGGGCAAAAGGTAGCCGCTAAAAGAGCTGATCGAGAGTCCTCTGAAGGTGCCGCTATTGCTAAAGTAAATGCTGACAACACTACTGGTGTAATCATTTCATTGAATTGTGAAACGGATTTCGTTGCAAAAAACGACAGCTTTGTTTCATTGGCAAATGACCTAGCCGATGTTGCTCTTGGACATGAAAGTAAAGAGACATTTCTTGCAGCTGATTTTAACGGATTGAGTGTTCAGGAAAAATTAACTGAGCAAACAGGAGTTATTGGCGAAAAAATAGAAATTGGCGGTTTCAACAAGCTTAACGCACCGTTTGTAGGATCATATATTCACGCTGGAAACAAGATAGCCACTTTGGTCGGACTTTCTGCTTCGATTGAAGGCGCTGCTGTCGCTGCTAAGGATGTTGCTATGCAAGCTGCCGCTATGAATCCGGTTGCCTTAAATGAAGAAGGTGTTGATCAATCTGTAATCGATAAGGAAATTGAGATTGCAAAAGACCAATTACGCCAAGAAGGTAAGCCAGAAGCAATGTTGGAAAATATTGCCAAAGGAAAACTTAAACGTTTCTTCAAGGATAACACCTTGGTGAACCAAGCATTCATTAAAGACAGTAAACAAAGTGTAGCACAGTATGTAAAATCTGTTGATGCTGATTTAACTGTTACAGGATTTGCAAGAGTTGCCCTAGGGTAATTTCAGCACCAAACTAATTCAGTTGACCGCCATACCAAAAGTATGGCGGTTTTTTGTTTGTAGCCCTAATTGGTAGAATAGAAAAAAGCCTCGCTTTAACCTTTAAAACTAAACCCGCTCGTCAGATTTTTTGATTATTTTTGCCGTAAAGAATCACAAAGCATGCACTATAACAGAATATTATTAAAACTGAGCGGCGAGGCCCTCATGGGTGAAAAACAATATGGTATCGACCCAAAAAGGCTTGCTGAATATGCTCAAGAAATAAAAGAAGTTGTGGATAAAGGCATGCAAGTAGCAATAGTTATTGGCGGTGGCAATATTTTCAGGGGACTTGCCGGAGCAAGTAACGGTATGGATCGTGTTCAAGGCGATCACATGGGTATGTTAGCCACTGTAATAAACGGTTTGGCACTCCAAAGTGCTTTAGAGATTGAAGGCGTTGAAACCAGGTTACAATCTGCAATTAAGATAAATGAGGTTGCCGAACCTTTTATCAGGAGACGTGCAATGAGACATTTAGAAAAGGGAAGAGTGGTTATATTTGGAGGAGGAACTGGAAACCCGTACTTTACAACAGATTCCGCAGCCGTTTTACGAGCTATTGAAATTGAGGCTGATGTTATATTAAAAGGAACCCGTGTTGATGGCATTTATACTTCTGATCCAGAAAAGAATAAAGACGCTACAAAGTTTGACTCCATTTCATTCAACGATGTGCTAAGAAAAGGATTAAAGGTTATGGATACAACTGCATTTACTCTGAGTCAAGAAAATGAACTCCCTATCATTGTTTTTGATATGAACAAGAAAGGTAATCTATTGAGGGTTCTTGATGGAGAAAATGTGGGCACCAAAGTAAATCTATAGTTTGGTATAATTTATGTTAGTTTGATTTTAAAGCTTAAGTTATGAACGAAGAAATTAAATTTATTTTAGACGCCACCAAAGAAAGTATGGACGCGGCTATCACACATCTTGAAAAAGAATTTGTAAAAATCCGCGCTGGAAAAGCAAACCCAGCCATGTTGTCTTCCGTTATGGTAGATTATTACGGATCTCAAACACCATTATCACAAGTGGCAAATATAAATACGCCTGATGGTCGAACATTATCCGTACAGCCTTGGGAAAAGAATATGCTCCAAGAAATTGAAACTGCTATTATGCATGCCAATCTTGGATTTAACCCAATGAACAATGGGGATTTTGTCATCATAAACGTACCCCCTCTAACCGAGGAAAGAAGAATCCAATTGGCCAAACAGGCTAAAGCTGAAGCAGAGCATGCCAAAGTAGGAGCTCGTAATGCCAGACAGGAGGCCAACAAAGAAATTAAAGACCTGGATGACGCTTCAGAGGATATGAAGAAGAATGCAGAAATGGACGTTCAAGACTTAACGGACAAATACAGTAAAAAAATAGATGATTTCCTAGCTGCCAAGGAGGCCGAAATCATGAAGGTATAGCATTACCAAAAATAAAAAAAGCGACCCTAACAGGTCGCTTTTTTTATTTCGTAAGTCATTCCATTTTATTTAGGCCCATCAATTTAGGAAGACAACCTATCATTCTTTACCTTTGCGCTCGTAAAAAATTTGGATGGTTGCTAAACTTACACAAGGCTTTTGGGCAAAAGTCGCTAATATAATTCTTAGGAATAGAATTCTAATATTATTCCTTATTGCTGCCTTCACTTTCTTTTTGGCCATGCAGTGGGAGAATATGCGATTTAGCAACTCACAGGCGAATTTGTTGCCCGACGACCACCCTATTAATCTTGAATACCAAAATTTTCTGAACCAGTTTGGAGAAGAAGGCAATGCCGTCGTTTTTGCAGTAAACGATAGCGCTCTTTATTCACCGACGAATTTTAACAGATGGAATAAACTAAGTAAGCAACTCGGTGCATTCCCTGAGGTTGATTTTGTTCTCTCCACAGATAATCTACAAGAATTAATCAAGGACAAAGAGAAACAAGAATTTGTTTTAGAACCTTTGATTAAATCGGAAATCAAAACACAAAAAGATGTTGATACGCTCGTAAACCATCTTTTCAACGACATACCGTTTTACGACAACTTGCTTTTCAATAAAGAAAGCAGAACTATACGCACCGTAATGTATTTGGACAAGGACATTGTTAATACCTCGGTACGAAAAGACTTCATTCTTGAAGACCTTACTAGTTTAGTCGAAAACTTCGAGGATGAAACAGGTCTCGATGTACGGGTTTCCGGGATGCCGTACATAAGAACAATGAACTCCCAAAACATTATTGATGAAATAGGGAAATTCATTCTTGCTGCACTTGGGGTTACATCACTTATTTTCTTCTTCTTTTTCAGAAGTGTCAGGGCGACCCTTATATCCATGTTCATTGTAATTATCGGTGTTATGTGGGCCTTTGGTGTTTTAGGGTTACTGCAATATGAAATAACGGTGCTTACGGCATTGATTCCTCCATTGATTATCGTCATTGGAATCCCCAACTGTATTTTTTTAATTAACAAATATCAACAAGAAGTCAAAAAGCATGGCAATCAAGCATTGTCACTTCAGCGTGTTATCTCCAAAATTGGAAATGCTACTTTGATGACAAATATGACCACTGCTTCGGGTTTTGCTACTTTTATAATAACAGATAGTAAACTTCTGAAGGAATTTGGCATCGTAGCTTCAATTAACATTATTGGCATATTCATTATATCCCTTTTGATTATTCCGATTGTATATAGTTTCATGTCTTTGCCAAAAACAAAACACTTAAAACATCTCAATAAGAAGTGGATCGATGGTTTTGTTAACAAGATGGAGCATATTGTCCGTGAAAAACGCATTGCAGTATATATAACATCTATAATCCTATTGGTGGTTAGTATTATCGGAATCTATCAAATAGAAATTTCTGGAAGCCCTATTGAAGACATGCCCAAAAAGGCAGATTTTTTTAAGGATATTCGATTTTTTGAAAAAGAATTTGATGGAATAATGCCGGTAGAAATAGTTGTCGACACCAAGAAGCCCAAAGGTGTCATGAAACCAGCAACGCTAAGAAGAATGGATCAATTGGGCACCGTTATTGAAGAAATACCAGAACTATCAAAACCTGTGTCGGTGGTGAATCTGGTAAAATATTCCAAGCAAGCATTTTATAATGGCATTCCAAAATACTACCAACTACCAACAACACAGGAGAACAATTTCATTATAGATGTGGCCAGAAAATCCTCGGACAATGGCAATCTATTAAAAAGTTTCGTTGATAGTACTGGTCAAACCGCCAGAATAACAACTTTCATGAAAGACCTGAAAACAGAGCGCATGGAAGATATTGAAGCTCGCCTTTTAGAAAATGTTGCGAAGATATTTCCATCTGAAAGATATACGGTATACATGACAGGAAGTGCTCTTCTTTTCTTGAAAGGCACAAAATATTTGGTAAAGAACCTGATAATGTCACTTGCATTTGCCATTTTCTTGATTGCCTTGTTTATGGCCTTTTTGTTCAGGTCATTTAGAATGATAATCATTTCACTTATCCCCAACTTACTGCCATTGGTAATTACGGCCGGAGTAATGGGCTTCGTTGGTGTACCCATAAAACCTTCTACGATATTGGTCTTTAGTATTGCTTTTGGTATCTCAGTCGATGACACCATTCATTTCTTGGCCAAGTATAGACAGGAATTAACAGCCAATCGTTGGCAGATTAAAAAATCAGTTTATGCCGCTTTAAGGGAAACTGGAGTAAGTATGTTTTATACTTCCATAGTACTATTCTTTGGATTTTCAGTTTTTGTCATCTCAAATTTTGGCGGCACAGTTGCCCTTGGCGCCTTAGTATCCGCCACATTGATGTTTGCTATGCTGGCCAATCTTATTCTGCTACCTTCATTATTACTTTCACTTGAACGTAGTATTGCGAATAAAGAGGTTTTACGTGAACCTCAAATCAATATTCTACCAAAAGAAGAAGACAATATCAAAGACCAGTAGACATAAAACATCTTTCTTAGGTTTTTATACATTTTAGAGCTCGCTTCTTTTTGCTCAAAAGGCTATCTTTGCCCTTTTAATTTTTATTCGATTTAAAATGAAATCTTCAAATGTAAAAGAACTGCTTTCCAATGCTCCAGAACAGCAGGAAGTTGTAGTAAATGGTTGGGTCAAGACTTTTAGAAGCAATAGGTTTATTGCTCTGAATGATGGGTCTACAATAAATAATATTCAATGTGTTGTTGACTTTGAAAATCTAGAGGAAGAAGTTTTAAAGCAAATAAATACAGGTGCGGCATTAAAAATCAGTGGAATCTTGGTTGAAAGTCAAGGCAGAGGACAAAGTGTGGAAATTCAAGTCAACGATATCCAAGTTCATGGTGGTGCAGATCCTGAAGCTTATCCTATACAACCCAAAAAGCATTCTTTGGAGTTCTTACGTGAAAAAGCTCATTTAAGGGTAAGAACAAACACCTTTGCGGCTGTCATGAGAGTACGTTCCGCTTTGGCGTTTGCTATACATCAGTATTTTAGACAGAATGATTTCTACTACTTTCATGCGCCAATAGTAACGGGTTCTGATGCAGAAGGAGCCGGAGAAATGTTCAGAGTAACCACTTTGGATAGTAAAAACCCTCCCCTGAATGAAGAAGGAGAGGTTAATTACAAAGAAGATTTCTTTGGAAAAGAAACCAACTTAACCGTTTCCGGGCAGTTAGAGGCAGAAGCCTATGCCATGGGCTTGGGTAAAGTATATACTTTCGGACCTACTTTCAGGGCGGAAAATTCAAATACATCCAGACATCTTGCTGAGTTTTGGATGGTAGAACCAGAAATGGCATTCTATGATTTGGATGCCAATATGGATTTAGCTGAAGACTTCATAAAAAATGTCATTGCTTATATTTTGGAGCATTGTAATGAAGACCTGCAATTCCTGGAAAAAAGATTACTGGATGAAGAAAAATCAAAACCACAGGCAGAACGGAGTGATATGCCACTAATTGAAAAACTTAAGTTCATTTGTGATAATGAATTTAAGCGGGTGACCTATACCGAAGCAATAGACATTTTAAGAAACAGCAAACCCAACAAAAAGAAGAAATTTAAGTATCCGATCAACGAATGGGGAGCCGACCTGCAAAGTGAACATGAGCGTTTTCTAGTTGAGAAGCATTTTAAATGCCCTGTTATATTGTTCGATTATCCGGCAAAAATAAAGGCGTTTTATATGCGATTGAACGAAGATGGCAAAACGGTACGCGCCATGGACATTCTTTTTCCTGGTATTGGGGAAATCGTTGGCGGATCACAACGTGAAGAACGCTTGGATGTTCTAAAAGAAAAAATAGCTGACCTAGGAATTGATGAAGAAGAATTGTGGTGGTACCTTGATCTTAGAAAGTTTGGTACCGCCGAACACAGCGGATTTGGTTTAGGGTTTGAACGTTTGGTACTTTTTGCCACAGGCATGGGTAATATTCGCGATGTAATTCCGTTTCCCCGAACACCCCAAAATGCGGAGTTCTAATCTGAAATCGTTAACTTTATAAGGCAGATAACAAACCTAAATGCTCAAACAACACTTACAGTTTAAATTATCACAAAAGCTTTCTCCTCAACAGATTCAGTTGATGAAGTTGATACAATTGCCTACACAGGCATTTGAACAACGTTTAAAACAAGAGTTAGAGGAAAATCCTGCTTTGGAAGGTGGTAAAGAAGAAAGTGAAAGTATTGAGGATGAATATGATGACCTCTATGAAAGTGAAATAGAAGGTGAGAACATTAATACTGATGACATTAACATAGATGATTATCTCAGTGATGATGAAATTCCCGACTACCGTACGAAGGCAAATAACTATAGCGCAGATGACGATGAAAAGAGTGTACCGTATGCTGCAGGTACTTCTTTTAACCAATACCTAATAACACAACTAAATACCACCTATTTAAGTGATGAAGAATGGAGCATAGCGGAATTTCTTGTTGGCAGTGTTGATGAAAGCGGATATATTAGACGCCCGATGACCGACATTATGGATGATCTGGCATTTACCCAAAATATTTATACTGACGAAAAAACCATAGAATCTGTTCTAAAAACGGTACAAGCTTTGGATCCTGCAGGTGTTGCTGCTCGGTCACTTGAAGAATGTTTGATTATCCAGTTAAAAAGAAAAGAGACCAATCAGGACATTGAAAGGGCCATTTCAATTTTAGAAAAGTCATTTGAACAGTTTACGAAAAAGCACTATAAGAAGTTACTGCAAAAACACAATATTTCAGAAGAAGAACTTAAAGACGCAATAGGGGAAATTGAAAAGTTAAACCCTAAACCCGGTGGTTCATATGCCGGAAACAATAGAATTGTTGAACATGTAGTTCCTGATTTTTCCATCAAAATTGTGGACGGGGTTTTAGAACTCACCCTCAATGGACGAAATGCACCTGAATTGCATGTCTCGAAGGAATATAACAACATGCTCAAGGGATTCAAAGACGCTAAGAAGAAATCTAAGTCCCAAAAAGATACCGTGATGTTCATTAAGCAAAAATTGGATGCAGCAAAATGGTTTATTGATGCCATAAAACAGCGTCAACAAACTTTGTTCATCACCATGAGTGCTATTATGGAATATCAAAAAGAGTATTTCTTAACGGGTGATGAGCGCAATTTGAGACCGATGATCCTTAAAGATATAGCGGACAAAATCAATATGGATGTATCAACAGTATCTCGAGTCGCAAATAGTAAATATGTTGACACTCCTTACGGCACTAAATTGATTAAAGAATACTTTTCCGAGTCAATGAAAAATGAGCAAGGTGAGGATGTTTCAACAAAAGAAATAAAAAAAATACTTGAAACAGTTATAGCTGAAGAAGCTAAGAAAAAACCACTTACAGATGACAAACTCGCTGCCATCTTAAAAGAAAAAGGATATCCAATAGCTCGTAGAACAGTAGCAAAATATAGAGAACAGTTAGGAATACCTGTGGCAAGGCTACGAAAAGAGATCTAATGAAATTTTTTCAAAAAGCAATTTCATATATCTTTCATCCACTATTTATTCCCATTGCCGGGACCCTTGCCTACTTTCTTATTACTCCAAAATATAGTCCGTTAGAATTGCAAAGCGGGAACATTTTGCCAATCTTTATTCTAACGGTTATCATACCTATAATTACTTTTTTGATCCTTAGAAATATAGGTTATGTTAATTCAATACAACTACCTACAATCCAAGAGCGTAAATATCCTTTGTACATTAATCTTGTGATATTATTAATGATAGTCTACAAGGTGATTCCAAATAATTATATCATCGAGCTTTATTTCTATTTTGTTGGGTTAATTGCCGCTACTTTCGCAACAATTATATTACTGTTCTTTAAAGTGAAAAGCAGTATGCATCTACTTGGCATGGGCAGCTTATTTATGTTTTTAGTGAATTTGAGCATACATTTTGAAATCAACATTACCTTGGCTTTAAGTCTATTTATACTGGCAATTGGCCTTGTATCCACTTCCAGATTATATCTTAAGGCCCACACAAAGGCAGAATTGATTCTTGGCTTTGGTATAGGGCTAATTTCACAATTGCTTACAGTTAAATATTGGTTATAAAATGTAAAAAATTAAACCTACACGTAATGGTTTTAATTTTAAATTCTCATTCTCTAATAAAACATCATCTTCAAAAAGATTATTCAAAGCATAGTAGATGTGAACATTGAACGTATTATAGCCAAAATTGAACATTAGCCCATATTGAAGTTTTCTAACATCAGAGTTTACAAATGAAGTCTTCTCCTCAGATGTCACTAATTTAGAACGTGACCCAAATATGTATCCTAGTTTTATCCCTGAATAAACCCTCCAAAATTTATACTCAGTAGCCGAAGAATTTCGCCACCTAAACTCGAGCGGCAATTCTACTAAATGAGTTTCAATTTTATTTCTTTTCACCGATAATTCGTCTTCGCTCAAAACAATTACATCTTCTTCTATAAATGAGTAGTCTATACCTGCAGCCGATTTTGACGCCCATAAATTAGAATAGTATGAATTAACTGCATAGCCAAGACCCAACCCAATGGCAAAAGTTCTATCAGGATTAAGAGGTATATCCTTAATAAACCCACCCTGCAATCCATATGAAAGATTGGTCTGTTTAAAATCATCCGGCTTATTAAGCAAAAAATTATAAGTAACCCCCAAATAGAATTGATCCTCAAGATATTTTGAATCAGCTGCCTCCCGTTCATTTAATGATTGACCAAATAACCCACTATATGTAAAAAATAACAGAAGACCAAGAATTGTTTGTTTCATGAAGATAAATTTAATCAAATAAAAAACGCCCCGATAAATTTATCGGGGCGTTTTTATAAGTTTGAAAATTTGTATTTACTGCAAGTTTCTAAAGGCATCGCCTTCATAGGTCGTATAATTTACCTTAAGGGCATTAACTTTTCTCAACTCTTGTTTAATGTCCGATATTAATCCCATATTGGCATTTTTATCAACTTTTAAAGCAGTTGTCAAAACGTTCTGCAGTTCTTGCGACTTCTTTGCTCTTTCTGCTAGGATATAATCACCTACATCAGATGGGTTCGCAAATTTATCATTTAACTGAATCTTTGACTCAGTACCAAAAACTTTTTGATATTCTTGGGTTGGCTTACCAACATAAATGTATATAACACGGTCCTTTTTTTCTAACTTCTTAATTTCGTTAGCATTAGGAAGCACGTTTTCTACCTTAAGTGAACTATCCTTCATAACCGTAACCGTCATAAAAAAGAACAGCAACATAAAAACGATATCAGGTAAGGACGCCGTAGATACTGGTGGCAGTTCACCACTCTTTTTCTTACTAAATTTAGACATAGCTTGTATTTAGAAATTATTAGTTAGAGGAAGATGTTTCAGCTTCAGACAGTTTTTGTGGAAACAAATCCTGTATTTGTTTTACCTTCTCCTTAAGATCATCTTTAGTACTCTGAGCCGTTTCAGGATTTAAGTACTCCGCTTCCATATCAGTAAATTTACGGCCAAATAACCGCTCAGCTTCCCTGTTACGTAAATCGTTATAAGCCCCTACCAATTCGTTTTGAACAGTAATATAGGTCCCATACTTGGTCTCCCTATCATTCTTTAAGGATATTATCGCCTTTGTCGGGTTATCTGATGATTCAGAATTTTTTCTTCCCTTACAATAAGTACAAGTACCATCACCTCCATTATCTAAAAAGGCCATCGCTTTAGTTCTCAAATCTTTCAAATTCACCAATTCTTCATCAGCTAACAACTGCCCATTCTTATTGATGTTAACCTGAAAGATGTTCTTTTGCTTAATAACAACATCAATGTCATCAGGTGGGTCCATAGGCGGTAACATACGATCTAAACCAGCATCTGTCTCAATGGTCGTAGTAACCAAGAAAAAGATTAATAGTAAGAAAGCTATGTCTGCCATAGAACCAGCATTTACTTCTGGTGCTCCTGCTCTTCTAGCCATAGTTTATTTTTTATTTACTGAATAGTTTTTTAATCCCTGGCAATACTATTGCTCCTATTGCAACTATTGTAAGGATAAAGAACACATTCAATCCCATTCCTATTTTCTTAACAGTACTCTCTGTGGTCATGGCTGCATAATCAGCTGCCACGTCTGTTCCACTAGACA contains:
- the rpsI gene encoding 30S ribosomal protein S9, whose amino-acid sequence is MEVIHKIGRRKTAVARVYLSEGKGNITVNEKELNTYFPTATLQYKVKQAFALTSTEDNYDVKVNVYGGGITGQAEAIRLALSRALCEIDEENRTTLKPEGLLTRDPRMVERKKFGQKKARKKFQFSKR
- the rpsB gene encoding 30S ribosomal protein S2, yielding MAKVEVKELLEAGVHFGHLTRKWNPNMAPYIYMERNGIHVINLYKTVAKLDEANEALKKIAASGRKILFVATKKQAKDIVADKVANVNMPYITERWPGGMLTNFVTIRKAVKKMASIDRMKKDGTFLTLSKKERLQVDRLRAKLEKNLGSISEMTRLPGALFIVDTMREHIAVKEAQKLNIPIFAMVDTNCDPRDVDFVVPSNDDASKSIEIIMTQVTDAVAEGLAERKAEKQGDAPKAKTEAPKKEAPKVKAAPAPAATEEKPAKKVEKAKAEAPKKETPKKETKAKAPKADDLTKIEGIGPKAAEAIVNAGIETYAKLAKAKADKIKEILTEASSRMAHLDPTSWPKQAKMAADGKWDELKEWQDNTKGGVE
- the tsf gene encoding translation elongation factor Ts, encoding MAKITAAEVNKLRKTTGAGMMDCKNALVEAEGDFEKAIEILRKKGQKVAAKRADRESSEGAAIAKVNADNTTGVIISLNCETDFVAKNDSFVSLANDLADVALGHESKETFLAADFNGLSVQEKLTEQTGVIGEKIEIGGFNKLNAPFVGSYIHAGNKIATLVGLSASIEGAAVAAKDVAMQAAAMNPVALNEEGVDQSVIDKEIEIAKDQLRQEGKPEAMLENIAKGKLKRFFKDNTLVNQAFIKDSKQSVAQYVKSVDADLTVTGFARVALG
- the pyrH gene encoding UMP kinase, yielding MHYNRILLKLSGEALMGEKQYGIDPKRLAEYAQEIKEVVDKGMQVAIVIGGGNIFRGLAGASNGMDRVQGDHMGMLATVINGLALQSALEIEGVETRLQSAIKINEVAEPFIRRRAMRHLEKGRVVIFGGGTGNPYFTTDSAAVLRAIEIEADVILKGTRVDGIYTSDPEKNKDATKFDSISFNDVLRKGLKVMDTTAFTLSQENELPIIVFDMNKKGNLLRVLDGENVGTKVNL
- the frr gene encoding ribosome recycling factor codes for the protein MNEEIKFILDATKESMDAAITHLEKEFVKIRAGKANPAMLSSVMVDYYGSQTPLSQVANINTPDGRTLSVQPWEKNMLQEIETAIMHANLGFNPMNNGDFVIINVPPLTEERRIQLAKQAKAEAEHAKVGARNARQEANKEIKDLDDASEDMKKNAEMDVQDLTDKYSKKIDDFLAAKEAEIMKV
- a CDS encoding efflux RND transporter permease subunit; amino-acid sequence: MVAKLTQGFWAKVANIILRNRILILFLIAAFTFFLAMQWENMRFSNSQANLLPDDHPINLEYQNFLNQFGEEGNAVVFAVNDSALYSPTNFNRWNKLSKQLGAFPEVDFVLSTDNLQELIKDKEKQEFVLEPLIKSEIKTQKDVDTLVNHLFNDIPFYDNLLFNKESRTIRTVMYLDKDIVNTSVRKDFILEDLTSLVENFEDETGLDVRVSGMPYIRTMNSQNIIDEIGKFILAALGVTSLIFFFFFRSVRATLISMFIVIIGVMWAFGVLGLLQYEITVLTALIPPLIIVIGIPNCIFLINKYQQEVKKHGNQALSLQRVISKIGNATLMTNMTTASGFATFIITDSKLLKEFGIVASINIIGIFIISLLIIPIVYSFMSLPKTKHLKHLNKKWIDGFVNKMEHIVREKRIAVYITSIILLVVSIIGIYQIEISGSPIEDMPKKADFFKDIRFFEKEFDGIMPVEIVVDTKKPKGVMKPATLRRMDQLGTVIEEIPELSKPVSVVNLVKYSKQAFYNGIPKYYQLPTTQENNFIIDVARKSSDNGNLLKSFVDSTGQTARITTFMKDLKTERMEDIEARLLENVAKIFPSERYTVYMTGSALLFLKGTKYLVKNLIMSLAFAIFLIALFMAFLFRSFRMIIISLIPNLLPLVITAGVMGFVGVPIKPSTILVFSIAFGISVDDTIHFLAKYRQELTANRWQIKKSVYAALRETGVSMFYTSIVLFFGFSVFVISNFGGTVALGALVSATLMFAMLANLILLPSLLLSLERSIANKEVLREPQINILPKEEDNIKDQ
- the asnS gene encoding asparagine--tRNA ligase — its product is MKSSNVKELLSNAPEQQEVVVNGWVKTFRSNRFIALNDGSTINNIQCVVDFENLEEEVLKQINTGAALKISGILVESQGRGQSVEIQVNDIQVHGGADPEAYPIQPKKHSLEFLREKAHLRVRTNTFAAVMRVRSALAFAIHQYFRQNDFYYFHAPIVTGSDAEGAGEMFRVTTLDSKNPPLNEEGEVNYKEDFFGKETNLTVSGQLEAEAYAMGLGKVYTFGPTFRAENSNTSRHLAEFWMVEPEMAFYDLDANMDLAEDFIKNVIAYILEHCNEDLQFLEKRLLDEEKSKPQAERSDMPLIEKLKFICDNEFKRVTYTEAIDILRNSKPNKKKKFKYPINEWGADLQSEHERFLVEKHFKCPVILFDYPAKIKAFYMRLNEDGKTVRAMDILFPGIGEIVGGSQREERLDVLKEKIADLGIDEEELWWYLDLRKFGTAEHSGFGLGFERLVLFATGMGNIRDVIPFPRTPQNAEF
- the rpoN gene encoding RNA polymerase factor sigma-54; the protein is MLKQHLQFKLSQKLSPQQIQLMKLIQLPTQAFEQRLKQELEENPALEGGKEESESIEDEYDDLYESEIEGENINTDDINIDDYLSDDEIPDYRTKANNYSADDDEKSVPYAAGTSFNQYLITQLNTTYLSDEEWSIAEFLVGSVDESGYIRRPMTDIMDDLAFTQNIYTDEKTIESVLKTVQALDPAGVAARSLEECLIIQLKRKETNQDIERAISILEKSFEQFTKKHYKKLLQKHNISEEELKDAIGEIEKLNPKPGGSYAGNNRIVEHVVPDFSIKIVDGVLELTLNGRNAPELHVSKEYNNMLKGFKDAKKKSKSQKDTVMFIKQKLDAAKWFIDAIKQRQQTLFITMSAIMEYQKEYFLTGDERNLRPMILKDIADKINMDVSTVSRVANSKYVDTPYGTKLIKEYFSESMKNEQGEDVSTKEIKKILETVIAEEAKKKPLTDDKLAAILKEKGYPIARRTVAKYREQLGIPVARLRKEI
- a CDS encoding porin family protein; translated protein: MKQTILGLLLFFTYSGLFGQSLNEREAADSKYLEDQFYLGVTYNFLLNKPDDFKQTNLSYGLQGGFIKDIPLNPDRTFAIGLGLGYAVNSYYSNLWASKSAAGIDYSFIEEDVIVLSEDELSVKRNKIETHLVELPLEFRWRNSSATEYKFWRVYSGIKLGYIFGSRSKLVTSEEKTSFVNSDVRKLQYGLMFNFGYNTFNVHIYYALNNLFEDDVLLENENLKLKPLRVGLIFYIL